ACACCTTCAAGTTTTTTAACAGTACTGTAATGACTGAACATTATTCAGTATACCGTTTTTCTCAGTTTTATTATGAATGTAGACTTGGTTTTGTTATGTTGTACATTACAGGCTACAAACTATTATGAAAAAAGGACAACCTCGATATGTCTTACCCCAACTTCCTGATTCAAAAGAAAACatcaacacagaaaaaaatcatcatttctCAAACCGTTGGTTTTGGCGATGTCTCCGAATTAAAATGGCAAATATGCCGAAAATCGTGTTTGATCAACCATGTAAGACTCTCAATGTCCTGCAACATGtaaaacatctaaaacaatgTATGGCATATGAATGAATTCCAGTTCTCCACACATCTGGTTTTAAAGTTCATCTATTCCATCAGTGAAGCCTCTTTAATGCACAGCTACAATGTCGTATTGTATCCGTGTTATTAAGAACAGCTGCAAGGTTCACATTTTCATCTGCCAAAATCTATCGCACCTGTTTCTCCTTAGAtagtttcattcatttcattttatcatttcatttattccAAATGTTCAGATCGTAACCGAACGGCCTCCCCTGATACCGCCCACCTGCCCGTTTGGCCAGTCTTCACAGATTTGAACATGGTGAGTGATGACTCTGATCGCAGGTGGACAAAAACTGCAACGCTGACCCTTGAGATGGGGATGTACACACTGTACGAAGGCCAAATGTAAGCGCACACATACATATAACGTTCACACTCACTTTAAAAAGTGATTAACAGATTCACACCAAAACAATTTCCCATGATGCATTGCGGCTGTACAAGCACAGAACAATGAGTTTGACTCTTCTGAACCCACTCAAAGGCCAAATCCAAGCACATGAgggttatttcttttttattggcTGTATGGGTGATAactataaaaagaaaacatgtgtTCTTTCATGTATGTGATGGAACCAAAGAGACTCAAAGTGGATTGAGTTTCAGCGGTCTTGTTTAATAGACAAGAGTGCAGAGCATCTGCAAAAGGCTTGGActcatttaaataatttccaTCTCACACCTTTTGCTGAAATATACTTGAACAAAGCAAGATAGTCATTTCTTATAATCACTTTAATGAACTCTGAactataaaacatgttttataatgTGTACAAGTGGCGTTACTAAACAAACCCTTTTTAGGGGCGTGTGTAAATGCTGTGCGTGCTCCCTGAGCAGTCTGCTTTCATGTCTCTGAGGCCTGTTTATTCACTTTAAATCTCCTCGTGTCCTCTTTGATATTCCAAACTTGGTTGTCTGGACACGGACTGAAGCCAGAACGGCGCACAGTTGACTCGGCCGTGGTCAGCTTCCCACAATTCAAGGGGTTTCAACGTTGAATGCTGACAAAGAGGTCCAGTTTTGCTCCATTTAGAGTCTTTGGGCTCTTGAAGATCAAGAAAATCTGTCTATTATCGTTTTCCCGGAAAGAGCAGGAGTGAATTAGTGGCATCCACAGGCACGGACGACCATGTTGCGATACTTTTTCAATATAACGTTGGAGCTGTCATCAAAGTATAAGACGGAGATTCCGTGCAGCTGAGTTGGAGCGCAGCAGGGCTTCGGGACTGTTTCTGGGTTTATGAAATGGACCtagaaggaaaaaagagaaacataaacattaataatCCTTTTTAACTAAAATCgaaactaaaatattaaaatgttttactattaatattaaataacagTGAGTcagtgagtaaataaataacagaacatTTGTCTGCCATGAAAATCATTCACAAAAATGATAACGTCACACATCACTTATGAGATCACTAAGGTTAAAAATGCAACCAAAAATTAACATTCTGTCAATATTTATTCATCCTTGTATACCTGTaggacttactttcttctgaagaacacaaaagaagatattttacagaatattgtcaaccaaacaacattggacccggtgacttccattgtatggacacaaaatatcttcttttgtgttccaaagaagatcgagtcatatacagatttgaaacaacattgAATAAATCATGGTgacagggtgaataaatcatgacagaattttttattttttggtgaactttccctttaaggcAAAGTGTCTTCTTCATTTGTAAGTAACCTTAGTGAAAAGCATCTGCTACATGAACAAAACGTACCTAAATGtgaagggttttgtttattttcaatgtTCCTTTTTTCAGCTTGACAGCTCACTACAAACTGTCAAACTGCATCACGAATAAAAAGTTTTACTTTGTGTTCCGCACGTAAAATAACAGCATATTATGGGTTTATactaacaagagggtgagtgtgaaccttttcgttttttattgtgtatgaatATATCACACAGAGTTTccccaaaaataaacagttaGCCCAAACTGTCTGCACCTTCTGATGACTCACCAGTGTCTGTACGATAGCGTGATTTGTGGCGTTCATATACGAGTTGAGGGGGAAAACACATTCTCCTTCACAATAGTATGCGGCGTAACCCTCTGGTGCGATGATCCAGTCCTGCAAACACAAGCGAGTGAGAGCAGAAAGATTTATAGAGGAGATCCAATAAAAGGTGAAAACAGAAAGTTCATCACCGTACCTGCCATCCCAAGTCTCTGAAACTGACATAGAGTTCACGCTTCTTGCAGCCCTGTTTGGGGTCCACGCTGGCACCCTCTGCAGGAGATGAGAGGAATATATTGTATGTTAATAAACAGCGTGCTTATATATATGTTAATAAAAAACGTTCTATCAGCGTTTATTGAGATGTAATATCATATAAAAGATGAACTCATACCCATGGCTGTCTTAAGGGTCACCTGGCTGGGTGCAGAACCAGCTTTGTGGTTTTTGGAGCGGTTGTGACCCCTCTGTTTGTTCCCAGACGCCGAGCGTACACCACGAAAGTGAACTCCTGGCGCTTTTAAGAACGCCACCATGAACGGCTGTTTGTTCTGAGGTCCGCTCTTGCCCACCAGTCCCACTCTTCTAGGGTTCACACTTTCGCCTACAGGGGGCAGTAATGAGTTCAATggtgattttaaaataaatcttttcATCTTCACATGCCTGAAGCttttataaaacatgaaatagTTGTTGTTATATTTCAATTTTCATGGACCGTTATGTATGTGACAGTATTTTTTGAACTGTAAggtttaatatttcatattgtTTTTTACATCTGATGTTTGAAGACACTCACCGTGTGTGGACTCCAGAGAGATCTGCAGGCCTAGATTCTGACCCGGGTTTATAACCCAGTGGTTACTGGTGACTGTGAGGTCAAATACCAGCCACCCCTCTTCTGCCGCCCATACCACCTTAGAGTCCAACAGGTACAGCTCCCTACACAAGGTCAGAAGAGGTCACATATGGGTCAGTAGAAGTCGAAAATTCTGtagtttacacttttttggctGATAAAGGATGATGACAAAATCAATGAGCAATATTTACTGTtaaaagacaattttatttacaaattgaGGGTATTGCCACAATGTTACACAACGGTTGCTTACTGGCCCAAATGAAAAGAAACAATCCCCAAGTCTCTCATTCAACAGAGTCTCTGAGATTTTTTCATCCGCCAGGTAACAATCAAAAGTCCTAAGATTGCTTAGAAAAGAAATCAGCATCGTCATTGTCCATTTGCAGCACAAGGTTTTCGAATCCCTAACACCTTCTAAATGATGAAAAGGTTTTTGGTTCTCCAAAAAAACATTCACTCAAAAGGTTCTTATAAGAAACCTTTAGGTTCTTTttggaaccattcagccaaaaatggttcttcaatgacattgtgaagcacctttatgtAAGTGTATTAATAACATGAAATGTCAAGAAGATAAACCACAATGCCACCTACAGTACACTCCAGTGTGGTTAGAAATGTAATACACCATCCGCACACAAGCCGTATAATTTATTAGCATCGTGATCTCTTCGTGAGGTCTTTCTTTGTAGACAAATTCTTTGCATAAATTCGCCAGAACATGTTCTCCTCAAGAAATGGGCTTTATTCCATGAGTTTCAAGTCACAAACGTCTGCTCGAGTTCCACAAGCGTCAACACGTTCTCAAGACGCCATCAAAGTTCTCTTTTATTAAACGCGATGTGTCATAAAAGAGATCTGATAAAAGACCTCCGGTGATGAAATCAGGGGGCTTCTGGATGGATCTCTTGAACAATGACTTGGCTTACAGGTAGAATTTCAAACCTCGGGGGCAACGAGAGACGGGCTCTTTATTTTCCTCCTGTCTGGTCGCCGTGCTGTCTGTGAGCATCAAGGGGGCAAAGCGTCTCTGCATGACAATGGAGAAGGTGCAGGAAGGATGATTCACAACGGGTGGTCTTCACAGGGAATGTGAGAACCGGGGGTGGATGATGCTTGTGACAAGGGAGAACACGAGAGTCGGTCTGTCTAAGCATGTATCACCTGGAGGACTTCTTTAGGTGGGAGACACGTTATGGACAGGAGCAGAAACATTCCAAAGAGAGGTGTGATACAGCGGCGGTTCTCAACCGGTGGGTCAAGACTTGTCAATGGCTTCTGACAGCGGTGACAAGTAATGCTAAATGCAGATAAATGCATAAGCTAAGTATCTGAAAACTGAGCGTCCAAATCAAACCCTTAGATGAAAACTACATCAAGTAACTAACTATAGACGAATATTTGCTTCCTCCTGCAaattgagaaccactgtgttaAGTAAAGGCTCAtatgagagagagtgagtgaaatCGAGTCGGATGGAGGGCCGTTACTCCAAATGTCCGGGACGGCAGTTCCTCCCCTTCGCCAAGGACTCTGTATCTCAATAATTGACAGTAATGGCTTTGTAATGGCCGCCGCTCTCTTTGCCTGTTAGCAGCCACACCGTAAATCACCTGGAGGAATTCAGTGGGAGCCCTGGCACTAGACACGTACCGCTGGGCAGGCAaatctgtatgtgtgttcatcCCTCCCACATTTAGACTTTAAAAAGTGTGGGTGGTGGCATATGTTTCATCTCAGACGTTTCACTGTGTTTTATGATGCCTAGaggccagtgttgggtgtaactagttactaagtaattagttactgtaatttaattccttttcccttgaaaaagtgaagtacgggattactcttatttttttctgtaattgaattagttacgtctgatgtaattgaactaaatactgtgtaatatattcaatagtggaaatgacatcaaaatgatAAGTCTAACTTTGAAATGTACGCTtcaatgtatccttctcacatttgtatcctttggtcagttaataagaataattcatgctatttattatttatttgaatgaattaaaagagccgtttcatgtctatccttgaatcaattctaatcaaggttgatgtaggatatagaaagtaattagtaacaagtaattaaatactttttagagagagtaatttgtacagtaatctaattacactattgaatatgtcattagtaactagtaattgattactttttcagagtaacttacccaacactgctagaGGCCCTTCCATACAACAAAAAACCCAGGGATGTGAACATACCTAAGCCGTGAATTAGCTTTTACATATTCCCAAAAATGATATGCTTGATGAAGAATCAAATTAAAGGCCGTATACAAAAGATGcgcatataaatataaaatggatTTACGTATATATGAGATGTGTGGTTTTTTTCTATGTTGGTAGATGCACAGAAATTACACAGAAGTCGAATTGTAAAAGCAATTCTATTTTCATTAACAAAGTGTTAAAcgctctctcatttgtaagtcgcttcggaTGAAGCGCCTGCtggataataaaatgaaaacgtaATGTAAGTTTTACTGCTGTAATCTAACGTATTTCCAAGTTTAAAGTAGTTGTAAAAGGTCAAATATAAGAAAGACTTAAAGATGTTATTTAAGGGGAAAAGCGAGTCACAAGATTTGGCATAAAGAAGAATGCAAACGGTTTATAAAGAATAATGTATACTGATGTGCACAATAAGACCAAAAACAGCAATGTTGACCTAGAACCCAACATCCTTAAACACAGAACAAACAGCCAGAAAAAGTATTATCATACAGGTTAATATGTGACATACCTTTTGGGCTTCTGTTGGAGCACCTGGAACACACTGACTCTAAATGTCTCGTTTTCATACCGCTCGTGTACAAAATCCTTGTAGATACGAAATTCTGCGGCAGTCACGGTTTCTCCTGGCGGGATGCGCGAGAGGTCAAAGCGAAACTCTCTGCGATGCTGATGGTACAGGCGGAGGTCATCATCTGCTTCCACTGCAAACAAGAGCCAGAAGAATCGGTTATATGTCCATCTGTAGCAATTTGAAAAAACTAAACCAGGTAAACTACCTGTCCGTACACTTCCTGTCTGTGCACATTTAAGGAACTTAAATAAACAGTCGGCTTGGTCTAAATGTGAACTACAGGCGTTTGTCCCATTTGACTTCACAGCGTGGCTTCCAACCAATGAGCGCACACGATCTGACCACAACATAAGTCAACGTAGCCCAACTTCATTCTTTCAGAACACTCTGAGGTCACACCGAGCGCTAACGCTTGATTGCCTCGCCCACATCACTGTGtccaaaaaagaaatgtttgcttCCATAAGCCAGTGATTGATCTGAGCCTTGGGGACCCCGAGGACTCGAGCTGGGGGAAAACCACAGGCCCTGCACCCTCCCACCATAGACTTCAATCACACACATGTGCCAACCACAAGAAAAGATCTGGTAAAGGACCGGCCCGGAAACCAGCGGTGCCCCACTTACATATATACTCCATGGATACATAAGCACGTTCAGATGGGGACTCATATTGAGACGCTAACCTCCCAATGCTAACGTGAGTGACGTGTTAACTGCTGTaatttcatctcattttggataTGGAAGGAAGGATAAATATTTTGCAACCGGGGGTCCAGAATTTggataataaaatgacaaagcgGTAAATTTGACAAATACTCAAGTTGCTATTTATGATGTAATATGATTCATATTTAACATCTCATGATAACTATACTTATGTTTGtatgcaaaaagaaaaaacttaGATCTCATTAGTTGAACCAAAGTGAAGTGAGTGAAAAAGAAAAACTAGGTGCATTCACACTGTCACTGTATTGAAACTGAATTCAGTTCACTTCCGTTGTGATAGAGTTTCAGTCCACTTTTATTCCCAGACCTTTTAAAACCTGGTCAAGTTAAATATAGAATGGTtgattttatatactgtacatatttttgtCTCGAAAAAACTGGGATGTGAGTCCTCCTCATGAGCAATGAAATGCTTTTTATCCTCTTGTAAGTTTAGCATTTGTGTCAGTGTGAATCCACACCCATAAACAGCAAAGAAGGCTAAAAAACAGTCATAGTGATTTCATAATGAAGTCTTGGCTGACGCTAATTTAACCCCCATATTGTTTCCACCCAGCCCTAACCCAGCTGAGTCAGTCCTCAGAGTTTCCAGTCTGATGGTGGCATTGGCTGACCATTTCCTGAAGGTTTCCAACATGCTGTTTTTACAACGCTAACCAATCCAATCACATTTGAGTACCACCCCTCCCCCAATTCTTAGGTTTTAGTGCTGTGTATGACCTCCCGCAGGTATCGgtcaaattctttttttttcatgcaCATCCTGTCTGAGTTCATGACATCATGTTCGAGAGAACGGCTACGTGTTTGAATCTTTTCCAGCATCTTTCAAGTTCGTGGTTATTGCAGGAATTTCTTTAACTGTGTGCAGTTGTTTGTTTGGCCGCAATTAAACAGTGGAAAGAAAAACAGCAGGATTTTATAATGGCAATAATTGCTTGTGAGGATTTGATGTGTTTATGTGATGCAAAAAGCATATGTATGTTGTTCCACTTGATCTGAAAACAAGTATGCTTCCAAAAACCCtttgcaaaacaaacatttcaagcAAGTCAAACAATCAAAGACTTTTTTTGTCTTAGGGTATAGTCACTGGTTCGTGCCCTTTACATCTATGGCAAATGCAAATCCTCCCCATAATGCCTCTATTCTAGGATGAATGCTAAACGTCAGACATGAACGAGTTGCTTTCTGAGAGGGACGACAAACTAATTGAGGACTAATTGGATTTTGGAAGCAAAAATGCAGAGGAGCTGCTTACTTTCCTCAAAATCAGCTTATCGGCATAAACAGGTGGGTTTGTTCTGTGTGCTTTTACATTGAGAGCTGAAGAGGAATTCGGATTAACAATTCACACAAGGGATCACTGTTTATGTTAAATGTAAACTTATTAACTGTCTGTAAAGGACAAATCACAACGGGAATCAACATTATTGGAGACGAGATGCTTAACAGTCAAAATCCTCAAGGGAATATTAATGATCAACTTCATCAACTTTTTTAGTGAACATCTGGTTCTTAGGAGAACATTATTCGAGCATCAGTATATCTTTGTGAGACATGCAAATGGAAAATGGGAGTCAGGTTATTTCTACCATGAGCTGCTCTATGAGGTCACAGCCAGACTTATGGAAAATGTGTTTGTCTTGTATATTTTCTCAGCAAAATATATGTTACAGcgtggtttgtttcataagacAAACTCTATGCAAATTAAAACAAGCTCATTTTAACCAAGACAACCTTTGTTGTTGGCTTGACAAAACCAAAACCTAAAAGCTGTTTCGTATTAAAGTCAGATTTTAAAGGTCATAGGGCTTAAAAACAGACAGAGcgacacataaaaacatgatCAAAAGCAGTTGACCAAAAACCGAATAACAGCTTTTGGGTAAAAAATGATGTGATCAATAAGTATCAACATATCACATTACTTCAAAGACAAAAATTTATTCTTTCGCTGTCCTTCCTAAACCTCAGCTGTCCAAATTCGCAGTTTGTCtgcaaatggaaaaaacactgtacttttgaaatgatcaaatacatttacaattacgcatttggcagacgcttttatccaaagcgacttacattgcattgtactacacattttgtttctgactatatgcaatcccctgggatcgaagcACTGACTTTGGCATTacagcgccatgctcttaccactgaggaaagccgtgttgtcaaagttgacatgcactttttaatactttttattagttagctatttgcaaaacccagtgacaaacataaagggtgactaataataatgatttatggtaaaaaaaatcacgaaatatggagatacaaggtttcagaaggacagcagcgatttgAATTGACTTGCCAATTTTTTTAAACCCGAAAATTTAAGgaagcaaaaaatattttcttaaataaaatgtcttaaatagACTCATTGCAGGTGGTAGATCACAGTGGTAAAGCGATGCTTTACAGTCCCAGCAGGGAATGTCAGACCACAGGAGTCTGCCACTTCCTCTATAACTTCTTGCTTTGAACTGTAAATTCATCCaaatgacataaaatgtgacACAATATGAGACCGCCTAACTTTAACTCTGAAGTCATGGTGAATCAGTTGTTCGGTGTGGTCTCCAACATCCACGACGGGCACGTCACCAAAGACACACAACTCAACAGAGAGGAAATGACCCTGCCAGTCATATGCTACACCAACCCCATCGCCCCCTCCATCACACAGATTCCAAACACATAAGTCTACTCTCTCATAAAATGTGGTAAAACACCCAAAAGGTCAGCCAGCACATCAATTACCTTCTGTTATTAAATACAACATTGCTTCAACAACAGCTGTCATTAGCACTAAAGGGTTTTGATGCCGAATGGGAACTCCCTGAGTTGCTGCTAATCCAGAAAAGTGTAAGTGTAGTCTGTAGTTCAAGATCCAAggaaaacaaagacagaaacTGGGTATCATAAATACAATAACATTCAAAAAGATCCCGGCCACCATCTGGGCTTTCAAAAATAACTCACGAACCTGTTTGCATTAACTGCATAAAGCTTCATCTTTCAAAGAGTAACTGAACACACACCGAGCCACAATTTTACACTTTCGGGCACACTAAAAGGTCGGGTGAAAGCAAGAGTGTTTGGATGATGTATGTGACCCTCCCCATCTCTTGCCCTTAGCACGGTTCAGAAATTCCTCCTTAAATCCAAGTCATGCGAAACAAAGCCCCATTAAAGCCTGTCTCAGAGCTTTGAAGGGTTTCTGTGAAAATCTCATACGTGGTTGCTGTCTTTACATTTCACACTGCTCGACAATTCAATTAAGGGAAGATGGGAAAAATCCAGTCTCACAATCTGAGGTGTGCACTTTACTCACTGTGGTCGAAATAACTTAAATACACTGATTTATGCCATAAAATAGTTGTCAAAAGTTTTATTAATCCTAAATATTAAATTTGTCTTCATTTTTGTCTTTCATGAATGTTaagcaaaacatattttcaataaaattacagatttttcttAAAAGGGTGTTTTGTTAAACATGTTTCACTTCCATTCAGAGACATGGATCTTTTTAGCTATTCAGTTAAAAGAGATTTAAAGATATATATGAATAATTTAAACGATCTATAGCAACATTAAGtgtctaaaaatgtaaataaaatcatttttaaataaatttgcatAACCAGTTGTTTCTGATGCCAAACGAATAAATcacataaaaatcaataaacacaACCCTAATGAAactaaaacttaaataaaataaataaataatgaattaattaTAATTCGAGATAAAAATCATAGTTAAATATACTTAGAAACCAAACATTTCACTATCCACAGATTTGTATGTAGCCTAATATTAGTATATTATCAAATTATGATAGAATATAGCCTACATTAGTCATCCATCAGCATTACTtcttaaatgatttgttttaattAGCCTATTGGGAATAATAAGATGCTCACCCATATTGACAAAACTCATCACCATGTCCGCGTCATTTAGGAAACGGCTGTCCTGCTGGCTCACCATCGGTGGTCCCGGGGTCGTGTAAACCGGTTCATAGGAGTCCACATAGCCGCTGCGCTGATCTCTATCCTCCAGGATGGCGTTGTACAGATCCAGCATGTACATGGGAGCTGCGGTGTGTCTCTCGTGAAGGAGCGGCCGGGGTCGATGAGGCAGCCCGAGGATGGAGAGGATCTCGCGCTGCATCTCTCTGCGCTCCTGACTCTTGAGCCGCCGCTGGATGAAACTGGACTGAATGTCATTATCCAGAGTGAAGTTTGCACTCATTGCATCTGCGACGATACTCCATACACACGTCAACATAAAAGCACTAAACAGCTGCTGagtcatttttaatcatttgttgTAACGACAAAAAAACCAAAAGTTGACTCGTATTCCCAGCGTTGCTTATTGATTTGATCATATCATTGTGTTGATCTTTTAATATAGGTCTAGTGATTTTGTTCAATAGTCCAGTCCGGAGAAAGATCTAGTCCAGCCCGGAGAAAGATCTAGTCCAGCATCGTTCATGATATTGGGAGGATGGTCTCGAGCTGCTCCTGTCTTAACGCTTTAAATAGCGCGCTGAAGGGAGTGGGTGGGGCGCGCGCACACATTGGGCTGGTAAAACAGCAATGAGGGACTACTTTAGAGAACACAAAGGCTAGACTAATTGCTATAGAGATAAGTATGTTTTGTCGTATGTTTTTCGTACCCCTCTATTATACTTTTTAGTGCTCTATTCCTGGCCAAATATATGCGCAGTAGttcaataatgtttaataaatattttttatcagcAAGAACATGAAGTGCACTTGCAAAGATACTTTTGTATCTTTGTACTTTGTATCTTTGTATACTTATGTATTTCTTCGAACGTGTTTCACAGTCTTGCATTGTTGCAGCTTTTCAATAAATGCATATTAAAATGGAGACAAAGACAAAGaggaaaatatgaaatatatagtATACATGGTATTCACTATAACACTGATTTAACAAAAATTAAATGGAAAGTGTTTTTACGGTATTCAGGATTCAATGGTTTTACTCATACCAAAAATGCTAACATAGAAATCTGAGAATAATCCTATAGGTTGCATACATGGGTTGTATGTAAAATTATACAATTAAATTATAAACTGATTAGCATTGTATATAGACTATACTGTACTAGCCTTCTGTAGTAAGTTGAAAACATcccattacatttattttgttgcatTAAATGTAACAATACTTTGAAATATGCAACTTTCTAATGTAAATGAAGCAGTTACCTGTAAACCTTGGTTTTGGGTTTTCCCACAAATGTGACCATTGATTGACATGTTAACGTGTCCTATGAGATTGATTTGTCTGAATCGGtcctaataataatacaaaaaatccTTTAATCAttctaaatatcaaacatgctGGTTACTTGATAACTTGCATATAGTTATCAACTATTTTTTGGTGAATCCTTTTTTTCGGGTTAATCAATTCTGATTCATCTTAAATGAGGTccttacaaaaatgtatacatgGTATCCATAGCCAAACTAGGTAACTGCAGAGTCTTGGTATATTAGCTAGGCATACCCTTTCCTTGAAGACATtatgtaaaatacaaattattatGATATAACTATgttattttgtcaaaattgtgTGTTCATTTGTATTACGACCCTATAGCATCTCCAATATTGCCTTGACAGAGCTGTTTCTTGCTTTAGTCACAACAGAATTGCACTTTATATGGTTAATAATTGCAACCCAATGACAGTCTTATCCATCTGAGCACACAATTTCCATGTTACCGTGATCAATAAAACACCCAGCACTTCCTTGACCTCAGCCTAGTTTTGCCTCCATGGATTAGCATGTTGCACAGCTCGCCTGGCCTAATCTCTGACTGATTAGAGAGCA
This portion of the Triplophysa rosa linkage group LG20, Trosa_1v2, whole genome shotgun sequence genome encodes:
- the bmp7a gene encoding bone morphogenetic protein 7a; protein product: MTQQLFSAFMLTCVWSIVADAMSANFTLDNDIQSSFIQRRLKSQERREMQREILSILGLPHRPRPLLHERHTAAPMYMLDLYNAILEDRDQRSGYVDSYEPVYTTPGPPMVSQQDSRFLNDADMVMSFVNMVEADDDLRLYHQHRREFRFDLSRIPPGETVTAAEFRIYKDFVHERYENETFRVSVFQVLQQKPKRELYLLDSKVVWAAEEGWLVFDLTVTSNHWVINPGQNLGLQISLESTHGESVNPRRVGLVGKSGPQNKQPFMVAFLKAPGVHFRGVRSASGNKQRGHNRSKNHKAGSAPSQVTLKTAMEGASVDPKQGCKKRELYVSFRDLGWQDWIIAPEGYAAYYCEGECVFPLNSYMNATNHAIVQTLVHFINPETVPKPCCAPTQLHGISVLYFDDSSNVILKKYRNMVVRACGCH